The nucleotide window CAGTTGAAATGGCTGGTTGAGCATCACGATGGTATCATTGCCCGCAAAAGCAGGAACCGGTGGCACTACTTTTACCAATACGCTGGCAGTAACCGGTTTGGGGCATCCGAGTGTATCCGTTACCGTTACTGTGAAACGGGTAGTGTCTTTGGGGCGGCCTATGGTAATGGCTTTGGTGAAACTGTCCACATAATAGGAAGGTGACCAGCGGTAATAAGCGCCGCCAGTGGCCCGCAGGGTGACCGGTACACCGAAGCAAACCGTAGTGTCGGGGGCAGCCGTCGGTTTGGGTGGATCTACCACTTTGAGGGTAACGGTATCGGCTGAATGACATTTTCCCAGGCTGACCATTATTTCATAGGTCTGACCGGGCGGATCGGGTGTTACGAATGCATCGCCCAGATCACTGACTACCTGATTGTTGCCCAGGTTGGTCCAGCGGTAACTGTAAGCACCATCTGTTTTTACACTAAGGTGTATTTTATCACCGGTGCAGACTGTGCTGTCTGGCTGGGTGTGAATATACAGGGAGTCGCGGACGTCTATGTGTATCTTTTTATCGTTGGTACATCCCTGCAGGTCGGTAAAGGTAACCGTGTATGTAGTGTCTTTCGCAGGAAAGACAATAGGGTCTGGACTGTTGGGGTTTAGTATTTTGTAGTCGGAAGGCGCCCATTTATAGGATCCCGGCTGAGCGTTGGCAGTCCACATCTGCAGACTATCTTTAAAACAGAGCAGGGTATCACCTGTGGCGCTGAAAGGAGGCCGGTCGTAGATAGTGAGCGGATGGGTAATATTTTTTTCGCAGCCTACGGTGGAGTGCAGAAAGAGCCGAACATTATAGGTGCCTGGCTGCCGGTATTGATACTGCGGGGATCTGGCGTTGGATGTATCTGCAGCCACGCCGGTCCCGAAGTCCCATTTGTAGTAGTCTATGGTACCTCTGTCTACCCGGGTGACATCAGGTGAGAAAGCAGTAGCTTTTTCGATACACATACCTGCTACTGAAAAATCAGGGTCAAATTTCGGATAGGCGTACACGGTAGCGAAGGCGCTGTCGCCACAGTTGCTGTTTTTGTCCACATACAGTTTTACATGATAAGTGCCTTCTTTGGCATAAGTATGTGGTAGTGGATCGGTGGTGTTCACGGTAGCGGTGGTACCATCACCAAAATCCCAGTAGTATGGTTTGCCGAGGGTACTGTTGTTGAGAAAAGTGATCGTCAGGCTGCTGCAGTCGGCATATTTATCCGGCATGGCGGCGGTCACTTGTTTTACACAGGTGGTCACGTTGATGTGGAAATCTTTTCGCAGGGTGCCTATCTTCTTGTTGTTACGATATTCATTTACACAAACGGTCACTACATATTTGCCTGCAGCCGGGGCTACACCGGAGATAATACCTGTTTTGGGATCAATCTTAACATTGGGTCCCAGGGGCGATCCTCCGGAGAAAGGAGCGTAATATTGTACGAAGTTATAAGGTGGGGCAGCGGCAGCCGGTGGGATACCACCTTGTGGAGTAAGCTGACCGCCTTTGTAGGCGTCGCAGAATTCGTACACCAGCTCGTCGCCATCAGGGTCAGAGGCAGAGAAATCGTAGGTGAATTTTTTATCTGCGCATACCAGCGTGGCTTCTTCCTTGTTAAATTCCGGGCTGGAATTTTTGACAACACCGTTGGCATCTACTGCGCCGCTGTTGGTACCCGGGATCTCTGCAAAATAGGTGGCGCCGGTACCCCGGTCTCCGGGGTTGCCGGGAATGGGATCAGATATAATATTCACCATAAAGGGATCGCGGCAGCAACTCTGGAAAGCAATCGTGTATCCGTCAGCGTTATTAGAAAGGGTGATCTCTGTTTCAAAGGTACCTACCTGAAAACATACCGGCGGCGGGTTGACAATACAGGGATCCACCTGGGGGAGATTTTTGACTTCGAAGTCGGTGCGATCGATCCGGTATTGGGCTACGGGGCTGTTATCTGTTTTGTCGAAGGAGGCCAGGTAGATGGCGGTGGGCATTTCTGCGATCCGGTCGCCTCTTTCGCAGATGCGGTATAACTTCATGGTGACCAGGTAGGTATTCAACCTGCCGGTGGTCCTCACAAGTTTGTAATAGACCTGGCCGCCGATAATATGACTGGCATACGCCGGAAGGGCGTATATCATACATATCAGGAGAAGAATAAATTGTTTCTTCAAAGGGGGCTATTTTGGCTGTGATGATCAGTAATATCAATGCTGACAAAAATCCGCAAACTGACGCAGGATCACATTAGCAGCATCAAATACTTCCCACATGCCCATATGTCCCACTTCATCAAAAATATGAATACTGCTTACGCGAGGCAGCGTAATCTGCGGTAATATAACATCTGCCGGTACGGCGTTATCATCTTTTCCGATGACAAACAGTACGGGTATTGTTGCGTCTTTCAGAATGGCTGTCCGGTCAGGCCTTTGCATCATGGCCTCGTAATAGGCTATCATGGCCTGCTGAGGGCATTTCATCCCCATCTGCACATAAGCTTCCACACGGGCTGGCTGAACGGATTTAAAAGCGGGGCTGAACATATTGGGCAGTGTTTGCCGCACAAAGGTTTCAGCACCATATTCCTGCATGAGTTTGATAGACTTGCGGCGTGCTTCTCTTTTCTCTTCGCTATCGGCAGTGGCGGTGGAATGGAATAGTCCCAGTCCTTGTACCAGCTGCGGATATTTCTCTGTGAGGGCGAGCGCTACATATCCACCCATGGAGTGTCCTATGATAATAGCTTTGTCTATGCTTTCGGCTAACAGGATGGCATAGACGTAGTCTGCCATTGATTCCATTGTCAGCGGATCAGTCAGCGGAACGTCACTGGTACCGGGGAGCTCGGGGGTAATAATCCGGAAATGGTCTTTGAGATAGGCTTGTTGTATTTCCCATAAACTACCATTTTCCGAAAAACCGTGAATGAGCACTATTGCCGGGCCTTGCCCCTCGTCGTTGTACTGATGGGTTCCGTTATTGATTGTTTTCCGCATGTCTTAAGCCGGGAATAAATCGTGAAATAAAAGCATGTACGAGCAACAAGATACAAAATATTACTGCTCCTTTAGACACCAGATCCCCATTTCTTACATAGAACGTAATATCCTGTCTCGGTGTTACAGTCGCTTTGATAACTGCTTCCTGCCAGTAGGGCTGAGGTTGGGATACATTACCGGCAGGATCTATCACTGCAGAGGTGCCGGTATTGGCGCTTCTCAGCACCCAGCGTCTGGTTTCGATGGCGCGGAGGCGGGCATATTGCAGGTGTTGCCGGTGTCCTTCGGTATTGCCCCACCATCCATCATTGGTGATGATAGCCAACAGGTTGGCACCTGGTTTTACACCACCGGCCACATAATCGCTGAAAACGGATTCATAGCAGATAGTAGGGAATATGTTGATGCTGTCTGAAGGGCTGGCCAGCATCGTTGCACCCGGCGTACGGCCATAGCTGCCGGTAATGCCGCCGAAGTCGAGTGCCAGCGTTTTCATAAAGGAGATATACCGGACATAGGGGACCAGTTCCACACCAGGCACCAGTTCATATTTATGATAGATCTGTATGCTTTGTGAGGTATCTATCTGCAGGGCCGCATTAAACGGCTCCCAGTAGGTGCCGTCTTCCATCATGCGGGCGGTGGTGGGTATTTCGTCTGTACTGCGGTATTGTTTCATGGTCACAGCACCGGTTACCAGCCTGGCTTTGGGATAACGCTGCAACATTTGCCGGATAGCCTGAACCTCCGGTTGATAGTTGAGCTGATGCTCCCAGGCGCCGGTAGGGAAGAGCGCTGTCTCCGGCCATACAAAATAACGGGTATCGCTATCCGCTTTTTCTTCAGAGAGGCGGATAAATTTATGCAGTTGCTCTATGGCAGAACTGGCGCTGAATTTTTCATCGTAGGGGTCGATGTTGGGTTGTACGATCACCACACCGGTTTTGCGGTCGGGGTCGGGGGCCGGATGGATGAAGGCTGACAGCAACAGTGGAGCTGCTATTACCGCGGCGGGCTTCCATATCTCCCGGCGCAGCAGCTGTGCCCAGCTAAGATCGTATATGCGTGCCCGTTTCCATACCTGATAAATGGTGATGTTGGCCAGCAGCACCCACAGGGTGCCACCGCTGGCGCCGGTGATTTCATACCATTGTACCCATCCCGGCCGCATGGCAAAGGCGTTGCCCAGTACCAGCCAGGGCCAGCTCAGCTCCCAGGTCTGGTGTACCCATTCAAATGTCAGCCAGTATACAATCAGTGCAAAATAGGCCATGGTTTCGGGCAGGCGCCTGCGGCTGTTTTTATAGGCCAGCCAGGGAATGCTCATCAGTAGCGCATTAAAGCTGTTGGCAAATACGCCGCTCGCAGGTACCGGTGTATTACCCACCCACCAGGTAGTGGCAACGTTCCATATCAGTAACGAAAAAAAGATCCACCCGAAATACTTCCCGCGGTGGTGTATTTTTTCGGTGAGATATAACAGCGGAGTAAAGCCGATAAAGACCAGCGGTGTGAAAGGCATGGTGGGCCAGGCCAGCCACAGTAGCAAGGCGGTGAATATGCTGAGAAAAAAAGCGGATAATTTCATGATCTGATATAAACGAAACAGCAGCGAAGATAAGGAATGCACCCACGCTATTTTAAGTAGATTTTAATGATTTAATCCAATATTAAAACAGACATTTAATACAACAGTACAAGATAAATATATAATTAAAAATCATATATGAGCCATCTTGAAAAGTTTAACAATTTTTTCATAATTTGGACACTCATTGATACATAAAGGGCTGTCACATAAATAGTATGTAATTCCCGGATCGCGCTATAGAAAAGTCAACTTGAAGAGCCACTGAAGAACGATGAAAAAAAGCAGCTGGAAGACGCAGCTGATCAACCGAAGAAACACTTGTTAGGAGCAATGAGAAAAACGCAGGCTGAGCGTTTTTGTTTATCAGCCGGATTTTAAAATTACTCGTGAAGAAAGTGGTTTTACCACAACGGTTATGGGAAGTATTACACTTTCTTAAAAAAGGTTTTTGCATCATCTAAATCTAAAAACGCATCATCTAAATCTAAAAGCTAGACAACGACCATTTATCTGAACAATTAAGCCACCGCTTAACAACAATCATCTTTCCCGGATCATTACTGCCGCCAACTGGAAGTATATCCCGGATCAGGAATTTATTGCCTGTTAAATCCTTTTAGCCTGTGTAACGCTGACGTATACACGGAGAAGGGAGCGGCATGCCATTCCCGGAGGTATCAGAAATCATCTATCAAAATCTAATTTGCTCATGAAGAAAGGATTAATCCTTTGGCTGTTCGTGGCCTTCAGTATGCTACACGCTTATGCCCAAACACGAACTATTACAGGTAAAGTAACCGACGCCAGAGATGGTACGTCTTTACCAGGGGTGAACATTGTTATCAAAGGTTCTTCCAAAGGCACCATATCCGGTGCCGACGGTGCTTTTAAGCTGGAAGCACCATCAGGAGCCACTCTCCTGTTTTCCTTTGTAGGATATGCCAACCAGACAGTCACCACAGATGCCAGCGGTACCCCGCTTGTTATTAAACTGCAGGGAAGCAACCAGTCACTCAACGAACTGGTGGTAACTGCATTGGGTATTAAAAGAGACAAACGTACACTCACTTATGCCACCCAGGAAGTGAAAGGCGCCTCCATCGTGGAAGCCAAACAAAACAACCTGGTCAACGCATTGTCCGGTAAAGTAGCTGGTGTACAAATCACCAACTCCAGCGGTATGCCCGGCAGCTCCGCCAGGATCGTGATCCGCGGCAACAGCTCCCTCACCGGCGAAAACCAGGCACTCATGGTCATCGATGGTATCCCCATGGATAACCAGGAAGCCGGTAACCCGGATGGATCCCTCAGTGGTGGCGGTACTTCCAACCGCGCTGCTGACATCGATCCCAACATCATCGAAAGTATCAACGTATTGAAAGGTGCAGCTGCTACAGCCCTGTACGGATCTGCCGCTGCCAAAGGTGCTGTGATCATCACCACCAAAAACGGTATGGGCGCCAAATCCGGCAGACCTACTGTGTCAGTAAGTTCCAGCTACTCCTTCGAAAACCCCATCCTGCCTCAGTTTCAGGATAAATATGCACAGGGTACCGGTGGTAAATATGTAGATGGTAATAATGGTAAACAGGGCTCTGCCTCCTGGGGACCACTCATGGATACGCTGAAAGTAAACGGGGTACCCGTTCCTAAAAGAAACAACCAGAAAGACTTCTTCAAAACAGGACATACTAAAGATAACAACGTGTCTGTCAGCGGTTATACCGATAGGTCCAACTACCTCGTGTCTTATTCTTATGTAAAGACCGATGGTACCATGCCTAACACTGACTATTCCCGTCACTCCCTGTTTGCCAAATACAGTGTGGAACTCACTAAAAATCTGCGTCTCACCACCCAGTTCAACTATATCAACTCAGACAACCACCGCCTCCTGGAAGGTAACAGCCTCGCCAGCCCGCTGTGGACCGTTTACGCTGCACCCATCTCCTGGAATCCTTTCCCTACCACCAAACCGGATGGAACCCAGCAGGTATACCGCGCTGCCCGTAACAACCCTTACTGGCTCGTAGACAATACCGGACTGCGCGATCGTACCAACCGCATCATTCCGGTGATCAACCTGTCTTACTCCCCGCTCTCCTGGCTCACCATTACCGAAAGATTCGGCGCCGACATGTATGTCAACAATACCGACTATCATGAAAACGTTGGTATCATCGGCTCTAAATCCGTAGATGGCAGACTGTATAAAAGAGATATACAATACCAGCAGTTCAACCATGACCTGATCATACAGGCCAGAAAAACCTTTGGCGACTGGACCACAGACGTGATCGTAGGTAATAACATCCTCTCCAACTACAACAATAATAACTATGTGGAAGGTGTAGGCTTGTCCGTTCCCGGCTTATATAATATCTCCAATGCGAGCAATGTCACTTCTTCCTACTATCTCTATAAAAACAGAAAAGTGGGTTTCTATGCCCAGGCCAACGTGGAATGGAAAAAAATGCTCACACTGGCTATGACCGGCCGTTACGACGGAACTTCCGTACTGTCTAAAGACAAACAGTTCTATCCATACGGATCTATAAGCGGTGGCTTTATCTTCACAGAACCACTGGGCCTCGCTTCCAGCAAAATATTCAACTTCGGTAAACTGAGATTGTCTTATTCTGCAGTAGGTAACGACAACGTAGGTCCTTACATGCTCACCACCCCATACGTAAAAGCTTCTGTGGGCAATGTCAACTTCCCCTTTGGTGGACAGAACGGTTATCTGCAGTCAACTACTTATGCTTATCCGCTCAAAAACGAAAGCGTGAAAGAGTTTGAAGTTGGTCTGGAAACCAAATTCTTCCAGAACAGGGCCGGCCTGGAAGTGAGCTACTTCGATAAAAAGAGCCAGGACCTGCTCACCACCAGCACCCCGATTTCCGGTGCTACCGGTTACTCCGCCGCCAGCCTCAATGCCGGTGATATGCGTAACAAAGGTGTGGAAGTGGTGCTGAACATCACACCGATCAAAACCAAAAACATAACATGGGATATCGGTGTCAACTATACGAAAATCGATAACAAGGTTACCCGTCTGGCACCTGGTCTGAACAGCATTTTCCTGGCCGGTTTCACTACACCAGGTATCTATGCTTTTGCCGGACAGCCTTATGGTGTGATCATGGGTTCTCACTTCAAACGTAATGATGCAGGTCAGCTGCTGCTGGGCGACGACGGTTACCCGCAACTGGCTGATAATACCGCTCCTATTGGTTATGTAACACCAAAATGGCTGGGCGGTATCACCAGTACCTTCACCTGGAAAGCACTGACTTTCTCCTTTGTACTGGACCACAAACATGGTGGAGACATCCTCAACCTCGACAACCACTATCTGCTTTTCTATGGTACGCCTAAGGTTACCGAAAACCGTGGTACTACCACTGTATTCCCTGGTATCATAGAAAGTACCGGAAAACAGAATACTACTCCGGTAGCACTGACACAGAGCTATTACACCAATCTCTATTCTTCTGTGGATGAAAGTTCCATCGAAGACGGCTCTTTCCTGAAATTAAGACAGGTATCCCTGTCCTATAATTTCGGTGCATTCCTGAAAGGAACACCTTTTAAATCACTGGCGCTGAATGTTACCGGCACCAACTTCATCCTGCATAAAAACTATACCGGTTCAGATCCTGAAGTAAGTCTTAATGGTAGTGGTAACGGACAAGGTTTTGCCAATTTTATGGCACCATCCAACCATACCGTGATCATCGGCTTAAAAGCAACCTTTTAGTAGTATTAAAAAGTAAATTATCATGAGAAGATTACATATAGCCACCATATTTTTAAGCACTGTGCTGTTGGGTAGCGGCTGTAAAAAATACCTGGACGTCAACGATGATCCCAACAACCCGATGCAGGTATCAGAGAAACTGATCCTGCCACCTGTAGAGGTGACCACCTCCACACAGGTAGTAGGAGGCTTTAATGGTACCAATGCTGCTTACTGGATGCAGCAGCTATCGCTCAACCAGCCTTCACCGGGTGAAGAAACCTATCGTATTTTTCCGGTGGATGTGGACAATACCTGGACTTTTTATATTTATCCCAATATCCTCAACAACCTGCGGCTGATGATGCAGCAGGCGAAAGCCGCCGGGCACAATGAATACATGGCCATCGGTAAAACATTGTATGCCTACAACCTGGCTATCGCTACCGATTTATGGAACAATGTGCCATATAGCGAAGCGATGAAGCTGCCTGCCATCTCCCGTCCTAAATATGACAGCCAGGAGTCTGTTTATCAGCAGCTGCAGGTCATGCTGGACAGTGCTATTTATTACGCCAGCCAGCCTAAAAGCGCAGTGGCTCCCGGTTCAGATGATTATATCTATCAGGGCAGCATGGACAAATGGAAAAAACTGGCCTACATGCTGAAAGCCCGGTACTATCTGCGGCTCACCAAAGCACCTGGTCGCACTGCTTCGCTGCAGGCCGACAGTGCTTTGACAGCCATTGCCAATGCATTTGCAGATAACAGCGACAACGCAACTATGGCGTATCCTGGTACTGCACAGGCAGAAAGTCCCTGGTTTAAGAATACAGAACCCGGCGCCGGTGGAGTAGTGATGTCTAAAACTTTCATAGACTTCCTGCAGGGCAACAGCGATCCCAGACTGCCCATCATCGCTACAAAAGATGCTGATGGCGGTTATAGCGGCCGTGTACCTGGTGCCACTCCTCTTCCTGATCCGACTGTTTTATCACTGGTGAATTCTTTCTATGCAAATGCTGCTTCTCCGCTGTTTCTCGCTACTTATAGTGAAGCACTGTTTATCAAAGCAGAAGCTACTTTCATTAAATCTGGTGCCACTGCTGCCACGCCTGTTTTCCAGGCTGCCATCCAGGCGCATATGGATATGTTGAAAGTCGCTCCGGCAGCTGCACAGGCCTATATCAACAGTAGGCCGGTACTCACCGCAGCCAACGCATTGCAACAGATCATTTATGAAAAATATGTGGCCAACTTCCTGTCTATTGAAACCTACAATGACTGGAGACGTACCGGCTTCCCGCAGTTACAGCTGCCACAGAATGCATTTGTAAACTACATCCCCAGAAGATGGCCTTATCCTTCCAATGAAGTACTGGCCAATCCTCAGCCCGATCAGAGCGCTACCACCGCAGATCGTGTATGGTGGGATACCAAATAATGAAGGCGGTATAAAAAGAAAAACCGTTTGGCAGGATGCCAAACGGTTTTTCTTTTATTGTATACAACGATTATCTGCTGTAGTTGGGAGCTTCTTTGGTGATCACCACATCGTGCGGGTGGTTTTCTTTCACAGTGGCAGCGGTGATTTTCACGAACTGCGCACCTTGCAAAGTTTTTACGTCTTTGGAGCCGGTGAGGCCCATACCAGCACGCAGGCCACCTACAAATTGCTGGATCACTTCAGACAGGTAACCTTTGTAAGGTACACGTCCTACGATACCTTCCGGTACCAGCTTTTTGATATCATCTTCATCCTGGAAGTAACGGTCTTTACTACCTTCCTGCATGGCTTCGATAGAGCCCATGCCACGGTAGGATTTAAATTTACGGCCTTCGTAGATGATGGTTTCTCCGGGGCTTTCTTCTACGCCGGCGAAAATAGAACCAGCCATGATAGCGGATGCGCCGGCAGCCAGTGCTTTTACCATATCACCGGTGTAACGGATACCACCATCTGCAATGACAGGAATACCCAGTTTTTTCAGGGCTTCAGCTGCGTCCAGAACAGCAGACAGCTGAGGGAAACCAGCACCGGTTACGATACGGGTAGTACAGATAGAACCTGGTCCCACACCTACTTTTACAGCGTCGGCGCCTGCCTGTGCCAGTGCCAGCGCACCTTCGGCGGTAGCTACGTTACCGGCGATCACCTGCAGTTTAGGGAAGGTTTTCTTTAATTTTTTCAGTGTATTGATCACCGCGATAGAGTGACCATGAGAGCTGTCCAGACAAACTACGTCAACTCCTACATTGATAAGCGCCTGGGCACGGTCCAGTACATCAGGGGTAATACCCAGTGCAGCACCTACCAGCAAACGGCCAAACTCATCTTTAACAGCGTTGGGATAGCTGGTCAGCTGAAGAATATCACGGTAAGTGATCAGCCCTACCAGTTTGCCCTGTTTGTTAACAACCGGCAGCTTCTCAATTTTATATTGCTGGAGGATTTTCTCCGCCTTTTTAAGGTCGGTGCCTTCCGGCGCAGTGATCAGCTTTTCGCTGGTCATTACTTCAGAAACGAGGCGTTTCTTGTTTTTCTCAAAACGGAGATCTCTGTTGGTGAGAATACCAACCAGCTTGTTGCCGTCGTCGATAATAGGAATACCACCGATGCCGTTTTCTTTCATGAGTTTCAGTGCATGTCCGATGGTAGCGTCTGGCTTCAGCGTAACAGGGTCCATGATCAGACCGCTTTCACTACGCTTCACCCTTCTTACCATTTCGGCTTGCCTTTCAATGCTCATGTTTTTGTGGAGAATACCTATACCGCCTTCTCTCGCCAGCGCAATAGCCAGGTTGGCCTCTGTAACAGTGTCCATAGCGGCTGATACCATTGGCATGTTCAGGCGGATGGTTTTTGTCAGTTGCGTTGAGATATTTACGTCTTTCGGATGTATTTCGCTGTAGGCCGGCACAAGGAGAACATCGTCAAATGTAAGTCCGTCAGCTACAAATTTGGGTTTAGATTTTCCCGCAGGCATGATGCAATTATTAATCAGTTATAAAAATAATTGCACGCAAATGTAGCTCTATTTTGCCAATAAATAAAATATTCACCAACGGATGACACCGTATTCTCTGTTAATATTACGTTATTACCCATTGTTCATAACTCATTGCACTAGCTCGTAACGCTGTCCGGGCAAGCTTTTGAGCAAACTTTGCATTTCCAGGCTAAACACTGCTGTCGCCACCTGGCTGCCCGAAAGACCGGTATGCAGATACAACTCCTCCAGGTGCCGCTGTGACTTATCCTGAAACAGTTGCAGTATCTGCTGTTCATTGTCTGATAATTGTAAAAACAATTCCCGTTGTAGCGGAGCAGCCCGCCTGACGCTGTTTTCCCAGCCCATCATCTTCAGTATATCGGTGGCTCCTGTGATCAGCATGGCTTTATTGTTTTTTATAAGATGATTACAGCCTGCTGCATGCGGATCGTCTACCTGCCCCGGAATACAGAACACATCCCGGTTGTAGCCTGCCGCCAGGTCTGCCGTAATCAGTGAACCACCCTGAAGTCCGCTCTCCACCACAATAGTAGCATCGCAGAGGCCAGCCACAATACGGTTACGTTTTGGGAAGTTCTGTTTGTCGGGCAGTTGCCCGCTCATAAAGTCGGTTAACAGTCCGCCTTGCTCTATCATGGCTGTAGCTGTTTGTTTATGCGCTGCGGGGTAGATACGGTCCAGCCCATGTGCCAGCACCCCGATAGTGGGTATACCCGCCTGCAAAGCCGTTTGATGGGCCAGTATATCAATACCATAGGCAAGACCGCTGACCAGCGTTACCTGCGCTGCCGCCAGCTCTTCGGTCAGTTGCCGGCATATCTTTTTACCATAAGCCGAAGGTCGTCTTGTACCCACTACGCTGACGATACGTCCCGCATTCAGGGATGCGCTGCCTTTATAATACAACATGACAGGACCATCATAACAATGATGCAGCCGCTGTGGATAATCAGGGTCTGTACAGAACAATGGCCGTATCCGGTATTTCTCTATAAAAATCATCTCTTTCTCCACTGCATCAAAATCCCTGAAACAGCGGATGGCATTGGCTCTCACACTGCCTACCGTTTCTATGCGTTCCAGCTCCTGTTTTTTAGCCTTGAAAATATTACCGGCGGTACCGAAAGTCTCCAGCAGCTTACGGATAATCACATCGCCAATTAAAGGAATACGGGTTAATGCAATCTGGTACATCAATTCCTGGGGCATAACAAACATATTTCCATTTAAATTACGATTTTCCATCAGCACTTATGTTGGCAGAAGAGATTATTTTTGCG belongs to Chitinophaga sp. HK235 and includes:
- the lnt gene encoding apolipoprotein N-acyltransferase, with the translated sequence MKLSAFFLSIFTALLLWLAWPTMPFTPLVFIGFTPLLYLTEKIHHRGKYFGWIFFSLLIWNVATTWWVGNTPVPASGVFANSFNALLMSIPWLAYKNSRRRLPETMAYFALIVYWLTFEWVHQTWELSWPWLVLGNAFAMRPGWVQWYEITGASGGTLWVLLANITIYQVWKRARIYDLSWAQLLRREIWKPAAVIAAPLLLSAFIHPAPDPDRKTGVVIVQPNIDPYDEKFSASSAIEQLHKFIRLSEEKADSDTRYFVWPETALFPTGAWEHQLNYQPEVQAIRQMLQRYPKARLVTGAVTMKQYRSTDEIPTTARMMEDGTYWEPFNAALQIDTSQSIQIYHKYELVPGVELVPYVRYISFMKTLALDFGGITGSYGRTPGATMLASPSDSINIFPTICYESVFSDYVAGGVKPGANLLAIITNDGWWGNTEGHRQHLQYARLRAIETRRWVLRSANTGTSAVIDPAGNVSQPQPYWQEAVIKATVTPRQDITFYVRNGDLVSKGAVIFCILLLVHAFISRFIPGLRHAENNQ
- a CDS encoding PKD domain-containing protein, whose protein sequence is MKKQFILLLICMIYALPAYASHIIGGQVYYKLVRTTGRLNTYLVTMKLYRICERGDRIAEMPTAIYLASFDKTDNSPVAQYRIDRTDFEVKNLPQVDPCIVNPPPVCFQVGTFETEITLSNNADGYTIAFQSCCRDPFMVNIISDPIPGNPGDRGTGATYFAEIPGTNSGAVDANGVVKNSSPEFNKEEATLVCADKKFTYDFSASDPDGDELVYEFCDAYKGGQLTPQGGIPPAAAAPPYNFVQYYAPFSGGSPLGPNVKIDPKTGIISGVAPAAGKYVVTVCVNEYRNNKKIGTLRKDFHINVTTCVKQVTAAMPDKYADCSSLTITFLNNSTLGKPYYWDFGDGTTATVNTTDPLPHTYAKEGTYHVKLYVDKNSNCGDSAFATVYAYPKFDPDFSVAGMCIEKATAFSPDVTRVDRGTIDYYKWDFGTGVAADTSNARSPQYQYRQPGTYNVRLFLHSTVGCEKNITHPLTIYDRPPFSATGDTLLCFKDSLQMWTANAQPGSYKWAPSDYKILNPNSPDPIVFPAKDTTYTVTFTDLQGCTNDKKIHIDVRDSLYIHTQPDSTVCTGDKIHLSVKTDGAYSYRWTNLGNNQVVSDLGDAFVTPDPPGQTYEIMVSLGKCHSADTVTLKVVDPPKPTAAPDTTVCFGVPVTLRATGGAYYRWSPSYYVDSFTKAITIGRPKDTTRFTVTVTDTLGCPKPVTASVLVKVVPPVPAFAGNDTIVMLNQPFQLHATGGVRYTWSPVNGLNNPNIDNPVTTINRDVTYTVTAYTQEGCSGKDDIFVRFIIGPEIYIPNAFSPNGDGLNDVFRPLPVGMVKLDFFRVYDRWGKLMYDNTAYLKGWDGTVNGQPAPIGAYVWVVQGLDINNKTVLRKGTVTLIR
- a CDS encoding alpha/beta fold hydrolase, producing MRKTINNGTHQYNDEGQGPAIVLIHGFSENGSLWEIQQAYLKDHFRIITPELPGTSDVPLTDPLTMESMADYVYAILLAESIDKAIIIGHSMGGYVALALTEKYPQLVQGLGLFHSTATADSEEKREARRKSIKLMQEYGAETFVRQTLPNMFSPAFKSVQPARVEAYVQMGMKCPQQAMIAYYEAMMQRPDRTAILKDATIPVLFVIGKDDNAVPADVILPQITLPRVSSIHIFDEVGHMGMWEVFDAANVILRQFADFCQH
- a CDS encoding SusC/RagA family TonB-linked outer membrane protein, producing the protein MKKGLILWLFVAFSMLHAYAQTRTITGKVTDARDGTSLPGVNIVIKGSSKGTISGADGAFKLEAPSGATLLFSFVGYANQTVTTDASGTPLVIKLQGSNQSLNELVVTALGIKRDKRTLTYATQEVKGASIVEAKQNNLVNALSGKVAGVQITNSSGMPGSSARIVIRGNSSLTGENQALMVIDGIPMDNQEAGNPDGSLSGGGTSNRAADIDPNIIESINVLKGAAATALYGSAAAKGAVIITTKNGMGAKSGRPTVSVSSSYSFENPILPQFQDKYAQGTGGKYVDGNNGKQGSASWGPLMDTLKVNGVPVPKRNNQKDFFKTGHTKDNNVSVSGYTDRSNYLVSYSYVKTDGTMPNTDYSRHSLFAKYSVELTKNLRLTTQFNYINSDNHRLLEGNSLASPLWTVYAAPISWNPFPTTKPDGTQQVYRAARNNPYWLVDNTGLRDRTNRIIPVINLSYSPLSWLTITERFGADMYVNNTDYHENVGIIGSKSVDGRLYKRDIQYQQFNHDLIIQARKTFGDWTTDVIVGNNILSNYNNNNYVEGVGLSVPGLYNISNASNVTSSYYLYKNRKVGFYAQANVEWKKMLTLAMTGRYDGTSVLSKDKQFYPYGSISGGFIFTEPLGLASSKIFNFGKLRLSYSAVGNDNVGPYMLTTPYVKASVGNVNFPFGGQNGYLQSTTYAYPLKNESVKEFEVGLETKFFQNRAGLEVSYFDKKSQDLLTTSTPISGATGYSAASLNAGDMRNKGVEVVLNITPIKTKNITWDIGVNYTKIDNKVTRLAPGLNSIFLAGFTTPGIYAFAGQPYGVIMGSHFKRNDAGQLLLGDDGYPQLADNTAPIGYVTPKWLGGITSTFTWKALTFSFVLDHKHGGDILNLDNHYLLFYGTPKVTENRGTTTVFPGIIESTGKQNTTPVALTQSYYTNLYSSVDESSIEDGSFLKLRQVSLSYNFGAFLKGTPFKSLALNVTGTNFILHKNYTGSDPEVSLNGSGNGQGFANFMAPSNHTVIIGLKATF